The Citrus sinensis cultivar Valencia sweet orange chromosome 4, DVS_A1.0, whole genome shotgun sequence DNA segment AGGTCATTGAGCTCGTCAAACGTGGTCGTACACGACATGTAATCAATGGCATAATCACGCGACAAGGCTCTACCTCCTACTGTACCCCGTTCTTCTGGTCGTGATGCTCCTGATGGGGACGCCTCACCAGAATCATCCCCTTGACCCTCACTCAAGGTGTTCTCCGATCCAGAAGATCCTTCTTCATCGCTACTGTCGCTCGAGGAGGTTGTTTGGGGAGACATCCTCCTAGCGCTAGTACCAACACTAGACCTAATGGGCTCTAAGGGGATCCCGGGATCAAAAGCAAGATCAGCGGGCAGACTAGGCAAAAAACCTAGTTCGTCGTCACCAACCTCAACGACCTTCTCCTTACCCTTCGACATATCCTAAGTTCTAACCAAGACACCACCGCCAACTACAACCTCAAGCAAAGCagagagaaaggaaattaCCTACAACTAACCAATAccgaaaaaaatagaagaaatacctGAAGCAGGGACTCGGTCAGAGAGAGACAGGGATGACAGCTTTGGCGCCGAGGTTCATTCGCCGGAGAGACAAGAATGGAGAAAATGACGAGTTCgtgtttgaagattttgggTTTCCTTACTGAGAAGCAAACTCTTGGGCTGCCAGCATTTAATGACGCATATTCCGAGAATCCCGTAACcgtcggtttgaaattcaaatggaggggggggatttctgccacgtcacctcgtccgcaattaaatgcgacatgactcctggcagccttttccaaacccacgcgagcgagtactatcgagtttctactgctggtccactacattacccaacaccagaaactgggggaccggtgtttgggagggatactgtttgggacaaatgcgtcgaagggaccaggaatgacgagcagacatctgatggcggagttctgcgaaccgatGTGTTCCGTTAAAGCCTAGCGCGTGGAAGAACAGGATCAGAaacatcctgctcgtccacgatgttgtcgtccgcgaggccaattcctataaaaggcatgaggccattccggctagagatcgagaggcgaggagacccggtcgacggcagttggcaagacgtgctctccagcacgagaatctaggcacaacagccacgctttccccagaaccgcgacgtaacacgcaagatctcacagagccatgacagccacactttcccccgagccgtggcgtaacacgcaaggtctcacagagccgtggcagccacgctttcccctgaaccgtggcataacacgctagatcccatgttttgcccataacgcagcagttgaagtcccataccgtctcgaaaagagcggaggactgagattcagaggaagcctataaaaaggtagccaacgaaggtaaaagggttggcattcttgaaaaaaggggagaaaaccacaagaaacgccataagacctgtggcaagcttttcccgaaccttcatatctgacttgagcgtcggagggtttgcgccgggaaaacaaccggcgtactctgacttatcTGTGTACGCAGGGACCTCCGGGGAAGAAGCCTGgcgaggagacctcctggtcgtgacgaagttgatcgagcagagatcctgatcgtagaacgaggagaaccggaatctcgcatcaacaacCCTCTTACCGTTTTCAGAAATTGAACACTCAAATCCAATTTAACACAAAGTTGCTTTGTAAATATTGCCTAAATCCCATTGACTCATTGAGCATGGGCTGAGCCAGTTATTACGTGCTCGATCGTTGACGAGGCCTGTGTAGCTCTCTTTTAGCGAAGCCACTGTTGGATTTGATTTGAAATGATTCTGAAGGGCGAAGgccataaaatatatatgttaactaaaaaatagaaCTGCGCTTCATGaggctttaaaaaaaaatttagtattatcattttttcttactttatacttgatgaaattgataaaaaaatatgaataaaatttttttaagatgaggcagccttataaaaaaataaaaaaaactattagccaacaatacaaataaagaagcaacgtaagataaagaataaaatgagagaatatattattagagtgattttattcatttcaattgtgtatgtacaaaacaaaaagatgagctctcattttatagttatataatcactccataaaattaatgaaaaattatgaatcataatttcttgtgagatagtgggagttatatGAGAgctaaaggttgctaatgggagatagtggggagactaagagatatatgttatgaacatccacatttattttaataaatttataacactcccccttggatgttcattacaaataatatgcctcattaaaacctttacataattgttattgtgtaataacaatcaaattaattatgagtagATGAAAaaccaaatctaaaaaaaaaattatctatttattagataatagagaatatacaaagatgagaaatggtgatacCACATCACCTTCTTAAGTCCCAACTTTtcatatagatatatatagatatacaTAGATAGATATGTGATCATTAATGTCAACCGGCCAAGTAATAGGTAAAtggtgaaaaaatataaaatagtaaCTGACGGAGCAAGTTAGATAAAAGGCTTTTATGACCTCACGTAATAATATAAGATACATAAATATCTCACaattatttgatgaaaatttaacgattgtaaaaaaaaaaaaaattctactaTCTTATATTTCAATAACTgttgaattttcatcaaacagttgtaaaataattatgtccCTTACATTATTATGTAAGGTAATAAGtgcctaaataaaattaaaaaataaattctctaTAAAAAGTCGTTATCGATTTATTGTGAAGTGATAGTCATAATCGACTCAATGTTCAATAGGGCCATGAATTGACAAtagtatttataaaataaaaatcaatagcAGTATGCgaatctttgaaaaaaaaaaagagttatgATTTAGTAATTCAGATCTCAGAGTAGATTGAATGGTTatgatttgtaaatttaacttatattttatgaaaGTTCAATCCTTGGTGAGATGGCGCGGTCGAAGTTTGATGTTATGGAAAAAGCTTGTAACGGTAGACTCACAAAAAGATTTTAGTAGTATGACCCAATTTTAAAGGTTCGATCACactattgttaattttaatgttgCTTTCAAGTCAAGACAAAAACTTCACTCGTTGCATCAATAATTTCCCACAATCAAACAAGAGCGAGTATGTTAGTTGAGCATGCAGCACCTAAAAGAGCCAAAATTGTTGCTATATGATGAAAACGCCCAAGGCCAAGTGCCCCGGTGGGACAAAATTTAGACTTCCTCCCTGTCGTTAAGCGGTGCTCGAGCGGTCGATTTCATGCTCTGCATATATATTGAGTATGcgttacttttttttcctagTGGGCCAAGTTGTTCACTTACTGACCTTAGAAAAACAAGTCGTTGACCAACTTATTTGTGTATGATACTTTAAGGGTGTGTTTGATACACTGTATTATAACTCTTCGTTGCATTAGCTTTATACAAGCTcatgtttggtaaattaaaaactacagAAACACTGCATTATGGGCCTAGCTAATGCGGCAAACTGCCGCTTgctgtttactttttttttttccctttttgtttCCAACTTTTCAGCTTTCGCTAACTTttgattttactttaattttttttccttttcgttTCCAATTTTTCAGCTTTTgctaacttttgtttttactttaattgtttttttccttttcgttTCCAATTTTTCAGCTTTTgctaacttttgtttttactttaattgtttttttccttttcgttTCCAACTTTTCAGCTTTtgttaacttttgtttttactttaattttattattataataataataataataataataataaatattattttttaatttaatattatattatttaatatttttatttttttttacattataattattaatataaataaatgatttattgtttaataatattatattatatttttatttttacattttaatttattaataaatttacaatttattatgactaataataaatatttaaatatgaataatattaatttaaaattaataatgatataaatattaatataaaatattaatataatttaaatatattaatataatataatatttaatttaaattaatcaaaaaaattattacagtACAGTGTAGTACCAAATATTGTacagtattattataatataatactaatataatacagtataatacaatacaacaatattaaaataatacaatacaacataatacaatacgttgtaccaaacacaccctaaaaataataggtaaatgctaagttacaatGATTGTAACTTATACCTCTCATGTGAATCACACAAAATTATGGGACATGAGAGGTGTAAGTTACAATCATTGTAACTTAGAGGCTCCCATAATaatagggtaatttttaaaaacctcccctgaggtttgggcttgttgcaagtagatgacgagaattgatttatttgtaaaaaatcccctaccgtcagttaattttaacattgaccgttagttgactgtgcaaagacaatattacccttaacaataatttgtagacggaaataactaaaaaaaaattaaaattattggttattttaccctctttaaattattgatattttcttaaagttcctacaagaaagataaaattaaaaattttaaaaattctctttaaattattgatattttcttaaagtttctacaaaaaaaataaaattaaaaacttgaaaataaaatagttataatctttacctatgatattataaatttttagaattgacaaggataaaatggtcaaaaaatagggtttgtgcttttcgcgccaacaattttaattttttttttagttatttccgtctacaaattgttgttgagggtaatattgtctttgcacagtcaactaacggtcaatgttaaaattaactaacggtagagaattttttataaataaatcaattctcacCATTTACTTGCAACAAAtacaaacctcaggggagatttttaaaaattatcccataataataatacgtTTGAAGGTTCAACCATAATCATTCATATTATATTCCCAAATAGTAGAAGGTACGAGACAACAATAAAGTTTGCTTTCGGTGTTTTTACAGGCACAGCATTCAGTGAATGGAGAACTGTAAGCAGCCGCTGCTCTCTCTCAGTACTAGAGACCAAGACCAAGACCAAGGCCAAAACCTAACCAACACCTCTTCTTCCGCCATATTCATCGCCGAAGTCGATGACATCCCTCCGATCACCGGAGCCGTTGACTTCTTCAGAGAGTTCTCCAAAGAATCCAAGAAATTATGGTACCTAGCTGGCCCCGCCATCTTCACCTCCGTCTGCCAATACTCTCTGGGAGCCGTCACTCAAGTCTTCTCCGGCCACGTCAGCACCATCGCCCTTGCCGCCGTCTCCGTCGAGAACTCCGTCATCGCCGGCTTCTCATTCGGCGCCATGgtacaaatataaattcaatcaattacaaaaaaaaaaaaaaacttttaaagcatgaatgaatttataaatttactcTTTTGACAAGTTAAAGGAATGAAACTTGagatacataaaattaataaaatgtacAGATGGGCATGGGGAGTGCGCTGGAGACACTATGCGGGCAAGCGTACGGCGCAGGGCAGCTTGACATGCTGGGGGTCTATATGCAAAGATCGTGGGTCATTCTCAACGCCACAGCTTTAATCCTTATGTTGATATACATATTTGCGCAGCAACTATTGAGTCTGATAGGGCAGACCCCGTCCATATCAAAGGCAGCTGGAACCTTGTCCATATGGATGATACCCCAGCTGTTTGCTTATGCGGTCAATTTCCCCATCGCAAAGTTTTTACAGGCCCAGAGCAAGATGATGGTCATGGCTATTATAGCGGCCTCGGCCCTGGTGCTCCACACACTTCTTAGCTGGTTGCTGATGTTGGAGCTGGGGTGGGGTCTGGTTGGCGCCGCTGTGGTGCTAAATGCGTCTTGGTGGTTCATTGACCTTGCGCAGATGTTTTACATTTTTAGCGGGACTTGTGGTCGAGCTTGGAATGGATTTTCATGGAAGGCCTTTCACAATCTCTGGGCATTTGTTAGGTTATCTCTTGCGTCAGCAGTCATGCTCTGGTACATATATGAATCTCTCTCTTCTAATTACTCTTTTTAAAAACACCATTTTTCCGAAGCCgggaagaaaataattcaaattgcGTCCATCTGCATATGTAGGCTGCAGGCACGCATaatctaacttttttttttaaaattattttttaaaaaacttttgtACTAaagacttttttatttttattttttacaatatacactttagagttttttttttggaaattaaagaaaaaaaaaagaaattaactcgAACACAAGATTGTGTGTCGACATATGCACATCTACTGGCGATTAGTCTGCCATCATATatacttatttaaaattaaaaataaagaaaaatgtaaatcaTGAACTTATTTTTGTAACTAAAACTATATATAACATATTTTGTCCATTGATATAAATTCTCCAGTGAAAAGTTATTATAGTAATATGACACAACATTACATTACTAATtttcaagaaagaaaaaggaaaaataaaaaataaaaagaggcACTAgcttagattagattagattagattagattagattgcTGCATTGGATTCTTGGTCCTGGTAGTCGTAGATTAGATTTAGATATGTTTTTTAACTAGATGTAATATTTGAAAGTTGTTGCTAACGTGGCTGGCAATGGGCatctattatattataaaacacCCCGTGAAAAAGGACAGTCGCTTTACGAATCGAATCTTGCTCTAGCTGTGTAGACAGGAGTCAACTCATTTTCATGTCCAGCTAATTAATCTGATATTTACTAGTTTGTTATTAATGCTCCCAGCGGATTATGTTATGATTAAGTtgggtttatttattttcagctTGGAAATATGGTACTTTATGGCGCTGATACTCTTTGCGGGATACCTAAAGAACGCTGAACTGTCCGTCGATGCTCTGTCTATTTGGTGAGCTTTTCTCTGTTTTATGAAAgccaatattaatttattaattagagtgttttctgtttgttttcGTTCGGTGTTTTTTGGTACGAAGGTGCACTTTCATCAGTGCATAACGacaagagaaatgaaaaacatttTTCTGCTTCGAAGTGTGGTACTTTTTGAAGTATTCTTATCGTCAGTGTAGACTTTCAGGATATCCATTGaaatatcttaaattttttatttatttgtgaggTTGAGATAATGAGATGGAGTTCAATTCTCTCTCTATCGttcctcaaaaaaaaaaaaaaaattgtcagtAAAAGAAACTGTCGTGTTGAATTTGAATGTCCGCTTTGACCAGACGATGCCAcgtcctttttctcttttagtCTATCTTCATCTGCAAAATGCCACCGAACAGtgcaacaaataataataataataataactgaaAACATATAGAATAAATGTAAACACTGAGTCAAGATTTCAGTCTTTCAGCGAGAGATATgtcaaatgattttttttttattctttatttttatttttaggacagtttaatttacataatatttctttccttcttagcttttgtcaaataatataattaagatgCCAAAAAATTGCTTcgaattttatgttttatcatttattacgatacttattcttaattttattcattataaaaaTCACTTTATTGATGTTTAATTAAGACTTGATCAGGACATGAGAAGTGCAAAGGTTATGGTAACTCTTTCCAAGCCCTTTAGATATGACAATAACTATTCCTAACAAATTAACTTTGAGTTTGCAGCATGAACATATTGGGATGGACCGTTATGGTGGCTATCGGAATGAATGCAGCTATCAggtaatcaattaattaattagatgcATAAAAcacacatcattaattaattaattaattaagctccCACATAATTTCAACGAATTTATTAAATCGATTCAgctctaattaattaatttgtctacGAATGGAGAATGATGCAGTGTGAGAGTCTCAAACGAACTAGGGGCAGCTCATCCGAGGACTGCAAAATTCTCTTTAGTGGTGGCTGTAATCTCTTCGTTTCTGATCGGCCTTGTCCTTGCACTCATACTGATCATCACAAAGAACCAGTACCCGTCCTTGTTTTCAAACGATGCAAACGTTAGAGAACTTGTTATTGATCTCACACCGTTGCTGGCTCTCTGCATTGTCATTAACAATATTCAACCTGTTCTCTctggtaattaattaacttgtgAATTCTTCCACTAGTACTTCATTTTCACGTCAATGACGAATAACTATTACTTGTATATGTATTTGGTGGGTGATCGATCTGTAGGTGTGGCCATTGGGGCTGGATGGCAAGCTGCGGTTGCTTATGTGAACATTGGATGTTACTATCTCTTTGGCATTCCTCTTGGTCTCATATTGGGTTACAAAGTTGACTTGGGAGTCAAGGTACGTAATTCACTCTTCCTCTTTTTCGTTTTCCAAAAGGGGGGATTTACACGGGCACCCTAAAGAAATACATACAATTTTTCTATTGATTTCAGCCAGACTTGCAAAGCCAAAATGTTGGTTGATTCTGATGATCTGTTTGGTGTCATTGGTAATATTGTTTTTAGGGGATCTGGTGTGGGATGATCTCAGGAACCGTGTTACAAACCCTTATACTGTTCGGGATGATTTATAGCACCAACTGGAATAAGGAGGTATATATATgcaatattattcttattaattactgCACAAGTGAGTGATCTTGTGAAGCTGATAATTACATGTGTGTGTTTTGGAAAGATTTACTTAAATTGAGATCTAATCTGTGTAACATATATGCAGGCTTCGATTGCGGAAAAAAGAATTAGGTTATGGGGTGGACATACTGAAAATGATGCCGacaataaaaaatgaacaaaggCCTTGAAGCATGGTACTGCTGAAATTgaacatttttcaatttggaaataattttgagaaaaaatattaggGATCTCAACATATAATTGATTCTCTGCTTGAGTCTCAATTAACGTATGAGCTATTCATTTATTAGAtggtataataataattttataaagtataAAGTTTCACATCTAATAAATGAGTAACATATAAGAATTGAGATTTAAGTTGAGTGAGtattcttatcattgttaGGAACAAAacaattacatttaaaattcaactctgatattttaatatatatatatatatatatatatatatagcctAAAGATCCGCTTGatttacttcaaaaataatttacttctCGAGCATTGCTATAAAACACCGAGCCTGTGGCAATTATCAATCCGAG contains these protein-coding regions:
- the LOC102610412 gene encoding protein DETOXIFICATION 29-like, with protein sequence MENCKQPLLSLSTRDQDQDQGQNLTNTSSSAIFIAEVDDIPPITGAVDFFREFSKESKKLWYLAGPAIFTSVCQYSLGAVTQVFSGHVSTIALAAVSVENSVIAGFSFGAMMGMGSALETLCGQAYGAGQLDMLGVYMQRSWVILNATALILMLIYIFAQQLLSLIGQTPSISKAAGTLSIWMIPQLFAYAVNFPIAKFLQAQSKMMVMAIIAASALVLHTLLSWLLMLELGWGLVGAAVVLNASWWFIDLAQMFYIFSGTCGRAWNGFSWKAFHNLWAFVRLSLASAVMLCLEIWYFMALILFAGYLKNAELSVDALSICMNILGWTVMVAIGMNAAISVRVSNELGAAHPRTAKFSLVVAVISSFLIGLVLALILIITKNQYPSLFSNDANVRELVIDLTPLLALCIVINNIQPVLSGVAIGAGWQAAVAYVNIGCYYLFGIPLGLILGYKVDLGVKGIWCGMISGTVLQTLILFGMIYSTNWNKEASIAEKRIRLWGGHTENDADNKK